A stretch of DNA from Henriciella sp. AS95:
GAAGCCAATCTTGCCTCCAAGAGCGCCCGCAGAAACAATATCGACATCGATTGGGCAGATGACGACGAGGCGCCATACGAAGATCGCGGCCTCGGCGGCAAGATGATCACCCGGACAGAAATCAAACACGGCATTGCCGCGCCAGCATATTTCTATGCGCTTTTCGAAAACGCGATCGCTGCTCGCGAGGGACGTACGCGCAGCGAGCAGCGCGAAGCCATGGCGCGGCTCTTCCAGCCGTTTACAGAAGTGGCCGCTGAGAATCCTTTCTCCCAATTCCCGACCGAACGGAGCGTCGAGTTTCTGGCAACGCCGTCTCCGGAAAATTATGAGTTCGCTGACCCTTTCCTGAAGTGGCATATCGCCCAGGACGCCGTGAATCAGGGCGGCGCCATACTTCTGATGTCAGAGGACAAGGCAGATGAACTCGGCATTCCCGCCGACAAACGCGTCTACCTTCACGGGGCTGGAGAAGCGAAAGACGATTTCATTTCCGAGCGTCCGCGACTGGATGGCTCTTGGGCGATGGAGCAGGCCATCAAGCGTGCCCTTTCCCAGGCCGGGAAGACGCCGGGCGGCATGGCAGCCTTCGACCTGTACTCTTGTTTTCCGTGCGCCGTTTTCTCATCGATACAGGAGCTCGGCATCGATCCGGAAGCGGATGCACGTCCGATAACCCTGACCGGCGGCCTGCCATTCTTCGGGGGCGCGGGAAACAATTACTCCATGCATGGAATTGCCAGCATGACCGAATGGTTGAGAGAAAATCAGGGCGCCTTCGGACTCGTTCTGGCGAATGGTGGCTGGATGACCAAGGAAGCCGTTGGCGTGTGGTCAACGAGCCGTCCCGACACCTTCACGCCAGTTGAAGAAATCGCCGCGCCGACAGAAAAAGTCGAGATCGATCCTGCGCCTTCCGCCGGCACAGTCGAGACGTTTACCGTCATGCATGGCAAAAAGGGCCCGACCCATGGCGTAGTCTTCGGGCGCACTGAAAGTGGTGCGCGCTTTCTCGCCAAAGCATCTCCGGCAGCGCTTGAAGTGCTGCGTGAGAATGAAAGCCCCGTCGGTCGCAAGGTTCGCGTGGAGCAGGACGGCGAGGTCAACACATTCCATTTCGTCTGACGCAAAAGACGCGATAGGGTCGGTCACGACTCGAAAGGTGACCCGGGATGAAGACCTCATTTCACGCGCTCAAACTCGCTCTTGCCGGCGCCGCAGCCATAGTCGGCGTGTCGGCCTGCACGACACCTCAACCCTGCACTTCAGAATGGGTGGAGTGGAGGACAGACAAGGTCATGTCCCGCTTCGCCCGCTCAAACTACGGGACGATCAATGAGCTGAGGGGCCTTTCAGGCAAAGTTGACACACCGTCTGCGCTGACCGCTCTGCGTATCGCTTCGCTCGTTGATGATTTCGATGACCTTGCCCGAGACTTTGACCGCATTGTCATGCCGGAACTCAACAATGCGATCGCACAATGCTCGGAGCCTCAGAACTTCGTTCCCGCGTTCACGGGCTTCCTTCGCGATGAAGGCGTCGGCGAGGATGTGATCGAGTGGATCGAGGTGATCGGATACATTGCCATGGAGCAGTACCGTTCATGACGACGACGGTCGACAACCCGCTTGTCTTCGCATTTGAATTCGAGACTGACGGCCATGCCCGCCGCCTGAACTGGGACGAAATCGCCTCCGGCCCGGCCGAGAAAGCTGGCGTGCGCCGCTGGCTGCATCTCAATCGGCTGTCACCTCAGGTCCGACAATGGCTGATCGAAAAAAGCGGCGTCGACATGGTTATCGACAATGCCCTGCTTCAGGAAGATACGCGGCCTCGCTGTGTGAAGCATCCACCGGGCCTTCTTATCAATCTGCGCGGCGTCAATATGAATGAGGGTTCGGAGCCCGAGGACATGATCGCCATTCGCATCTGGACGACACCGGGGCTGGTCATTTCACTCCGGGCCTTCCACATCATGGCGGCCCAGCACCTGCGCGACGACATCATGCAGGGAGACATCCCGCCCTCCAGTGGAGCGATCATTGCCTATCTGGCTGCAGGCCTGACGGATGGGATCGAACCCATCGTTTCCAGCCTCGAAGACCAGGCCGATGCGTTTGAAGATCGGATCATCGATGAGGCTTCCAAACTGTCCAAATTCGCACTCGGCGACTTTCGCCGAAAAGTCCTCCAGCTGCGCCGCTACATCATTCCGCAACGCGATGCTCTGGCGCAGATGGCGCGGGAGGGCCTTGACCTGTTTTCCCCCGATGAAGCATTGCACCTTCGCGAAATCGCGGACCGTGTGACCCGGATCGGCGAGGAACTCGACAATATCCGCGACCGCTCAACCATGCTGCAGGAGCAGATCGTCGAAGACCGCGCTGACCGGATGAACCAGCGGCTGTTCGTGCTTTCAATCATCTCCGCCATCTTCCTGCCACTCGGCTTTGTGACAGGCCTTTTCGGCGTAAATCTAGGCGGCATGCCGGGCACGGCCTCCCCCGTCGCGTTCACGCTTCTCTGCTTTGGCATGAGTGGTCTTGCCCTCCTTCTGGTCCTGCTCCTGCACAGAATGCGCTGGCTCTAACGACGCCAGCCCCCTGTATTACCTTGCATTTTCATCAAGTGATGGGCGATGCCCTGCACACGGATCTTCCTTCGACGGCCCGCACATCTAGTTGTAGCGGCCTCCCCTCAGCCTTCGAAAAAGTGAACATTCGATCACATTGCCACATTCCTGCCATTTTATGTGATCAAACACTCACATGTGAACACTTGCTCACATTCGAGCGGCCAAGATGGAGGTTCACATGTTTGTATCGGCTATCACCTCAGCGGCAGGCGTCGCAGCAAAAGTCCTGGGCGGGGTGTATCTTGCGGACTTCGTATCCGGCGCTTTCCACTGGATGGAGGACCGCTATGGCGACCCCAAATGGCCCATCCTCGGCCACACAATCCGGGAGAACCAGCAGCATCACCACACACCGCGCAGCTTCCTGAAGGGCAACCTCTGGACGCGAAACCGTGAAGTTATTCTGATCGGTCTCGCCTTCCTTGGACTGTTCTGGGCTGTTGGCTGGCTAAACCTGTTTACCGGCACGGCGGTCATATTTGGCATGTTTGCAAACGAAATTCATGCTTGCGCTCACCGCAGCCCGAAAGAGAACGGTCGGATCATCCCTCTGGCCCAGAAAATCGGTATCATGCAGTCCCACAGGCACCATGCCGCCCACCACCGCAAAGGCAAGGACAGCCACTATTGCGTGATGACCAACCATCTCAATCCAGCGCTGGAGAAAGTTCAGTTCTTTCAGAGGGTTGAGAAAGGTATAAAATTTCTGACCGGTGTTGTGCCGCGCCTCGATGACAGCGTAAATCCGCGCTATCGCCGCGCCGTCTAGGCTTCACTGAATGGCCGTCCCACACCAAGGTGGGGCGGCCTTTTTCAGGTCTTTTCGAAGATAACAATATTATTATTGGCGGGCATATCGACGACCTCAACCAATTGAAGTCTCGCGCGCTCAGCAAGCGGCAGCAGGTCTCGATCGAGATCTCTGACACCCCATGATGGATCACGCTGCCGAAGACTGTCGCGAAACCGCGCATTTGATTCGGCGATGTCGCCGTCCCGCGCGAAGGGTCCGTAGAGGACCAGCCTTCCTGAAGGCGATAGAAGACGCCCTGCCCCGGCGAAAAGCCCTTCCACTGCCGCGAAAGGCGCAATGTGGATCATGTTTGCGCAGAAAATCGCGTCCCAACTGTCCTGTCGTTCGACAGCGCCCCAGTCTAACGAAGACGCATCAAGCGCAACGGGGCCGCTCAAACGGCCGTCAAAGTCCTCATACGCCGTCCAGGACGCCTGGCTCGCCAGGCTGATCTCGTCGAGATCTGAATAGGTCCAGCGAAGTTCTGGCATAGCCGCAACGAAATGAGCCCCGTGCTCCCCCGTGCCTGAGGCGACTTCCAGCACATTCGCCCGCGACGGCAGCTTTTCGGCGAGCACCTCACAGATGACGGCCTTGTTGCGCCCAGCAGACGGCGAATAGCGCCGTCCGTCTTGAGCCGTCTCGCGCGCTTCAAGCGCGACCGCTTTACCGGAGCTTCCAATATCGTCGTTCTCGGCCAATTCAGGTCCCGCTGGTTTCAAAATCGTATTGTTCAGTGTCGACACTTGCCTGACCGTAGCGATTATAGCGCGGGCCGACGGCACTTTCGGGTGTGAAGTGGGCATCCAGCCTGGCCACGATTTCCGGCGACAGCGACACCGCGCCCGCCGCGTGGTTTTCTTCGAGGTGCTTCACGCTGGTCGTGCCGGGGATGGGGACAACATGGTCGCCTTTGGCCAGCGTCCATGCCAGTGCGAGCTGAGCCACGCTACAGCCGACCTCCTCGGCGCATGCGCGCGCCTCGTCAAGCAATACCAGATTGGCGGGATAGTTCTCTGGCGAGAAACGCGGAAAGATCGTTCCCCTCATATCGCTCTCATGGAACGTCGCGGGATCTGCCGGCGGATCGGCAAGAAACCCGCGGCCCACAGGCGAAAACGCCACCAGAGCGGTCCCCAGCTCCTTGCAGGCCTCCATGACCGCAATCTCCGGATTGCGGACCCAGAGCGAGTATTCCGACTGCAGCGCCGCAATCGGATGAACCGCGTGCGCACGCCGCAGGAGGCCCTCGCCCATTTCGGATAACCCAATCATCCGGATCTTGCCGGCTTCGACAAGCTCGGACAGCGCACCAACTGAGTCTTCAATCGGAACATTCGGGTCCGGACGATGCATGTAATAAAGATCGATGACATCGACATTGAGGCGTTTCAGACTCGCATCACACGCGCTCTTGATCGCCTCTGGACGCGCATCCAGCACCCGCTTGCCATCCTTGACAGCGAGCACGCACTTGCTGGCGAGAAAAACATCGTCCCGGCGACCGGCAATTGCCTGACCGACAAGCTGTTCGCTCCGGCCCGCTCCGTAAATCGTAGCGGTATCGAAGAAATTGCAACCGATATCGAGCGCCCGCTGAAACAGTCTGACAGCATCGGCTTCATCGATGGGCGGCCCGTAGGCATGGGTGACATTCATGCAGCCAAGGCCGACCGGATAGACCGGGTCGCCTCCGATGGTTCGGGACCTGATGCTCATTTACTTCTCCATGTCCTGCATGTCTCAGCCGCGCGGCGCGAAACGCTCTCGCAGTTCAGGCTTTAGAATCTTGCCATTCGCATTGCGCGGCAATGGATCCGTCTGGAACTGGATTTCGACCGGCACCTTGAATGCGGCGAGCTGTTTGGCGACATGCGCACGCAGCTCATCCTGACTGACCGTCTTGCCGGGCTTCAGCTGAACGACAGCGCCGACCTCTTCACCAAGCACCTTGTGGGGAATTCCGACGACTGAAGCATCCATGACGGCGGGGTGGTCATACAGCGCACTCTCCACCTCAATGCAGTAGATGTTCTCGCCGCCCCGGATCAACATGTCCTTGGCGCGGTCGACGAGATACAGAAACCCTTCCTCATCAAGGCGGGCAAGGTCTCCGGTGACGACCCATCCGTCCTTGAAGGTCTCGGCCGTTGCATCGGGCCTGTTCCAGTAGGAACGGCAGTTCGACGGGCTCTTGCACCACAGTTCGCCAACTTCGCCCGCTGGAAGCGTCTCACCTTCCGGGCTGACGACTTTAAGCTCCACGGCAAGCGGCGGCGCCCCCGCACTGTTCGGCCGGTTCTCATAGTCCTCACCGATATTGAGCGTGGCCGTCGCGCAGGTCTCCGTCATGCCCCACCCATTGCCGGGCGCAGCTTCCGGGAACCGTTTTTTGATCGTCGAAACGAGCTCTGGCGCAGATGGCGCGCCACCATACGACACAACGCTAATCGACGAGAGATCGTAATTGTCCCGCTCTGGATGCTCGAGGACTTGCCAGGCAATCGCTGGCACGCCGCCAATCGTCGTGATCTTTTCATTCTCGATGATCGGCAACGCTTTGCCTGCATCCCACTTGTACATGGAGACGATCTTGTCGCCGCGAAGCAGCGTCGGGATTAGTACAGCGAAGGCGCCGGTGGCATGGAAGAAAGGAATGGCCAGCAATGTGGCGCGTTGTTCACTGAGGTCCTGCTCGGGCGGCTGCTCCCCCCGGCGCAGATACATCCTCGCCTGACAGGTCATCGAATTCAGGAAGTTCGAAATGACAGCCCGGTTGCTTGCGATTGCGCCCTTTGGTCGGCCGGTGGTCCCCGATGTGTACATCAGGGTGGCATCATCGTCCGTACCGATCGGCACGTCCGGCATCGACACGTCTTTCAGCTTTTCCCAGTCATTTGTCTCGCCGACGAAATCCTCAAAGTTGTGAACCCGTGGATCATTGCGTTCTTCTTCGGTCTCGCGGGCGATGATGACCGCTTCGAGATCCGGCAGCTTGTCGAGATGTTCGCGGATGCGCTCGAAAATCTGTGGATCGATGACGGCCACCTTCACACCGGCATTCTGCAGCCCGTATTCCAGTTCATCAGCGGTCCACCAGGAGTTCATCGGTGTTGCGATCGCCCCAATGGACAGAGCCGCAAAGAATGCGACCGGCCATTGCGGGAAATTGCGCATCACGATTGCAACCCGGTCACCAGGTTTAATGTTGAAACTGTCCTTCAGCACATGCGCGAAATGTGCGACGGCCTTGTAGTGCGAAAGAAAGGAAGCGCGCTCGTTCTCATAGACGAGGAATGTCCGGTCGCCATACGCTTTGGAGGCCTCGACAAGAAAGCGTATGGTGGGCGGCGCTTCGGGGTAATATTTCATCTCGATGCCGTCGATGACGCCATCGCTGACCGCAAGCGGCGTCCCCGGTTCAGCCAGTTTCGCATTCGCCTGCGCAATCGACATTGCCGGCCATGACGGTCCACCATCTGCTGCCATGTGATACTCCCTATATCTGTATAGTCAGCAATCAATCATGGCGGCCGCGCCAAAGAAAGAGGCGAGCTAAGATTGTGATGATTTCAACACAGTAGGGGCAGCCCGTCTCGATAGAACGCCTAACGGGCCGGAAGAGAGTCCGGCAGCTCCAGAGCCGTCTGATAGGCAGCGACCTCGTCAGCAGAGAGCGGCTCGGAATACGGCTTCGGCCACAAAAGCAGCACCGCCGTGCAGGCCAGGCCTGCCAGAAATATTGTCAGAAGATCTTTTTTCATGATGGCCCCTCCCCGCCGAAAGGAGGGGAGGAGCAATCAGCGTGCCAGCCGCGCTGGCCTTACGTGATTATTTACCGAGTTCGCAGAACTGGACCGCCCGGCTGGTGCCGTCCGGCTCGACCAGTTCAAACACCGGGCCGGCGAGTTCGTCACCGTCGCAGAGATATCCGATCTGGTACATGTCGAGGATATACGAATTTTCCGGCTCCAGTGCGCCAGCCAGCATGAGGTCTGCCGCTTCCTGGTGCTGGCCAAGGCGGAACAGGATTTCGAACCGCTCCATTGCCGTCGTGTCGCCCGATGCCAGCATGTCATTCAGCATCGCAAACTCAGCCTCAGCCTCAGCCTGCATGGCTGCTGCTTCATCGGCGATACTGCTTTCCGGATACTGTGCGGCAATCTCTTTCAGATCTGCGACCGCACCGGTCAGATCATTACCGCCAGCTGCACGAAGCTTGGCGCGCGCATACAAGGCCTTGGCCATCTGCTCGTCACTCATGCCGGGATCGCCCAGCAGCTGTGTCAGACGGTCAATCGCGATCTGCTCATTACCGGCTTCGACAAGCGAATTGACCGTTCCCATCGCGAGTTCGAACGGTGTCGGCTCTGACGTCGTACTGGTTTCAACCGGCTCAGCCGGTGCATCTGTTGACGACGCACATGCAGCTGCAAGGATGACAAGGCTCGCGCCTGCCAGCATGGATCTAAGCATCTCGGTACTCCCTGATAATCATGACGCCTTGTGAAATGACACCGGCTCCAAGGCAAGAATATGACTGATCTCAGGTTTCTGAAGGCGCCTCGCACCAATTGATGGCATCAAGGTGACCAATATCCTCGCCCAGGGTGAAATCCTCACTCGGCTCATCTTCGGCTCCCCGGCAAAGATAGCCAGCGGCCTCCAGGAAACGGGCTTGCTCGGCAGAGGGAGAAAGGCCCGACGCGCGGATCCGCTCCGCAACCGCCTCAAAGTCGCCGATCGCGACGGTATCGACAAACCATTCCGAAAGCGTCTGAAGGCGTCCAAGGCGTCCACGGGCGAGTGCCAGGTCGCTGGCGGCGAAGTTTTTCTCGTCTTCCAGGATTGCCAAGAACGCCGCATCCGTTGTCAGCGTGGTCGCCGCATCAAAGTCTTCGATGGCCCCAGGCAAATTGATTCTCTCAAGGCGGCGCGTCTTGCCACGCTCGAACAGGAGCTGCGCCCTTTGTGCATCCGTCAGTGTCGCTGTATCGAGCGTCTCGGAGTATTCCTCAATCGTGATGTAGGGGTGCCACTCGGCCTGCGCGGATGCCACAACCGCGTTGAATTCCGCTTCTGTCAAACTGACCGGGACTGGGGTGGTTTCACAGGCAGCGAGGGTAATCGCCGCCAAGGCACTACAAAGCCTCAGGCGCATACTCGACTCATACTTTCTTCTGAACGTCGCCTCACCCTACCGGCGGCCTGAACCGCGCGATAGCCAGTAACTGAAATGTAAGGTTCAGGCGCGTGCAAAGCGCTCGATTTGCTGAACGTCACCGCGTCCCAGCGCTTCAATTGCGCGCGCCGCAATGCTCCGCGCATCAAGCCCAGCTTCAGCATACATCAGGTCAGGTTTATCCTGATCCTGGAATGTATCCGGCAGGTAAAGCGTCCGAATCTTCAGCCCGGTATCCAAGGCACCAACTTCGGCCAGATGCTCAAGCGTGAAAGCGCCGAAACCGCCGCGAGCGCCCTCTTCGAGGGTCAGAAGCACTTCGTGCTCCTTGGCGAGACGGTTGATCAGATCCTTGTCCAATGGCTTGGCAAACCGCGCATCGGCAACCGTGCACGACAGCCCCTGCGCCGCCAGCATGTCCGCAGCCTTCAGAGCTTCCTGAAGGCGGGCGCCGTAAGACAGGATTGCAATGCTCGTTCCCTCGCGAACGATGCGCCCCTTGCCGATTTCAAGCGCTTCAGGGTTGGTCGGCAGGTCAACGCCTACTCCATTGCCGCGCGGATAGCGGAACGCGCTCGGGGCATCGTCGATCTCGACGGACGTGCGGACCATACGGACGAGTTCTGCTTCATCGGAAGCCGCCATACAGACCATGCCCGGCAACGCTCCGAGAAAACCGATGTCGAAGCTGCCGGCATGCGTCGGGCCGTCAGCACCGACGAGACCGGCCCGGTCAATCGCAAAGCGGACAGGCAGTTTCTGAATGGCGACGTCGTGGACAACCTGATCATAACCGCGCTGCAGGAAGGTCGAATAGATTGCCGCAAAAGGCTTCATGCCGTCGGCAGCCATA
This window harbors:
- a CDS encoding acetyl-CoA acetyltransferase, translated to MAKGSMPVLVGVGQALSTWDGSDGADGAPSPLSLATTASKAALSDAGIGADGVDAITFVRIFEDSVPGAPHPHGHNKNLPGTLARDLGATPSTLIYSDVGGQSPQALANEMAKRIHEGEFDVALVAGSEANLASKSARRNNIDIDWADDDEAPYEDRGLGGKMITRTEIKHGIAAPAYFYALFENAIAAREGRTRSEQREAMARLFQPFTEVAAENPFSQFPTERSVEFLATPSPENYEFADPFLKWHIAQDAVNQGGAILLMSEDKADELGIPADKRVYLHGAGEAKDDFISERPRLDGSWAMEQAIKRALSQAGKTPGGMAAFDLYSCFPCAVFSSIQELGIDPEADARPITLTGGLPFFGGAGNNYSMHGIASMTEWLRENQGAFGLVLANGGWMTKEAVGVWSTSRPDTFTPVEEIAAPTEKVEIDPAPSAGTVETFTVMHGKKGPTHGVVFGRTESGARFLAKASPAALEVLRENESPVGRKVRVEQDGEVNTFHFV
- a CDS encoding zinc transporter ZntB codes for the protein MTTTVDNPLVFAFEFETDGHARRLNWDEIASGPAEKAGVRRWLHLNRLSPQVRQWLIEKSGVDMVIDNALLQEDTRPRCVKHPPGLLINLRGVNMNEGSEPEDMIAIRIWTTPGLVISLRAFHIMAAQHLRDDIMQGDIPPSSGAIIAYLAAGLTDGIEPIVSSLEDQADAFEDRIIDEASKLSKFALGDFRRKVLQLRRYIIPQRDALAQMAREGLDLFSPDEALHLREIADRVTRIGEELDNIRDRSTMLQEQIVEDRADRMNQRLFVLSIISAIFLPLGFVTGLFGVNLGGMPGTASPVAFTLLCFGMSGLALLLVLLLHRMRWL
- a CDS encoding fatty acid desaturase CarF family protein is translated as MFVSAITSAAGVAAKVLGGVYLADFVSGAFHWMEDRYGDPKWPILGHTIRENQQHHHTPRSFLKGNLWTRNREVILIGLAFLGLFWAVGWLNLFTGTAVIFGMFANEIHACAHRSPKENGRIIPLAQKIGIMQSHRHHAAHHRKGKDSHYCVMTNHLNPALEKVQFFQRVEKGIKFLTGVVPRLDDSVNPRYRRAV
- a CDS encoding DUF938 domain-containing protein is translated as MAENDDIGSSGKAVALEARETAQDGRRYSPSAGRNKAVICEVLAEKLPSRANVLEVASGTGEHGAHFVAAMPELRWTYSDLDEISLASQASWTAYEDFDGRLSGPVALDASSLDWGAVERQDSWDAIFCANMIHIAPFAAVEGLFAGAGRLLSPSGRLVLYGPFARDGDIAESNARFRDSLRQRDPSWGVRDLDRDLLPLAERARLQLVEVVDMPANNNIVIFEKT
- a CDS encoding aldo/keto reductase, with translation MSIRSRTIGGDPVYPVGLGCMNVTHAYGPPIDEADAVRLFQRALDIGCNFFDTATIYGAGRSEQLVGQAIAGRRDDVFLASKCVLAVKDGKRVLDARPEAIKSACDASLKRLNVDVIDLYYMHRPDPNVPIEDSVGALSELVEAGKIRMIGLSEMGEGLLRRAHAVHPIAALQSEYSLWVRNPEIAVMEACKELGTALVAFSPVGRGFLADPPADPATFHESDMRGTIFPRFSPENYPANLVLLDEARACAEEVGCSVAQLALAWTLAKGDHVVPIPGTTSVKHLEENHAAGAVSLSPEIVARLDAHFTPESAVGPRYNRYGQASVDTEQYDFETSGT
- a CDS encoding class I adenylate-forming enzyme family protein, with protein sequence MAADGGPSWPAMSIAQANAKLAEPGTPLAVSDGVIDGIEMKYYPEAPPTIRFLVEASKAYGDRTFLVYENERASFLSHYKAVAHFAHVLKDSFNIKPGDRVAIVMRNFPQWPVAFFAALSIGAIATPMNSWWTADELEYGLQNAGVKVAVIDPQIFERIREHLDKLPDLEAVIIARETEEERNDPRVHNFEDFVGETNDWEKLKDVSMPDVPIGTDDDATLMYTSGTTGRPKGAIASNRAVISNFLNSMTCQARMYLRRGEQPPEQDLSEQRATLLAIPFFHATGAFAVLIPTLLRGDKIVSMYKWDAGKALPIIENEKITTIGGVPAIAWQVLEHPERDNYDLSSISVVSYGGAPSAPELVSTIKKRFPEAAPGNGWGMTETCATATLNIGEDYENRPNSAGAPPLAVELKVVSPEGETLPAGEVGELWCKSPSNCRSYWNRPDATAETFKDGWVVTGDLARLDEEGFLYLVDRAKDMLIRGGENIYCIEVESALYDHPAVMDASVVGIPHKVLGEEVGAVVQLKPGKTVSQDELRAHVAKQLAAFKVPVEIQFQTDPLPRNANGKILKPELRERFAPRG